In Pseudomonadales bacterium, a single window of DNA contains:
- the rpoE gene encoding RNA polymerase sigma factor RpoE codes for MSSAEETDHQLVERVQKGDRRAFDVLVLKYQHRIYSLVTRFVRDPDEVQDVVQEAFIKAYRALPGFRGESAFYTWLYRIAINTAKNHLVSRARRPRGVDIDAEDAEHFASASALRDLAGPENILMTEQLRAVIERAIAALPEDLRTALSLREFDGLSYEEIADAMQCPVGTVRSRIFRAREAIDHEILPLITGN; via the coding sequence ATGTCTTCCGCAGAGGAGACAGATCATCAGTTGGTGGAGCGCGTACAGAAGGGCGATCGACGCGCCTTCGACGTGCTGGTGCTGAAGTACCAGCATCGCATCTACTCGCTGGTGACGCGCTTCGTGCGGGATCCGGACGAAGTGCAGGATGTGGTGCAGGAGGCGTTCATCAAGGCGTACCGTGCGTTGCCCGGCTTTCGTGGCGAGAGCGCGTTCTATACCTGGCTGTACCGGATTGCGATCAATACCGCGAAGAATCACCTCGTTTCACGGGCACGCCGTCCACGCGGGGTCGACATCGACGCCGAGGATGCGGAGCACTTCGCGAGCGCCTCGGCGCTGCGCGATCTGGCCGGTCCAGAGAACATATTGATGACGGAGCAATTGCGTGCGGTGATCGAGCGTGCGATTGCGGCACTGCCCGAGGATCTGCGCACAGCGCTCAGCCTGCGCGAATTCGACGGGTTGAGCTACGAGGAGATCGCCGATGCCATGCAATGCCCGGTGGGGACCGTGCGTTCACGGATCTTTCGTGCACGCGAGGCGATCGATCATGAAATTCTTCCGCTGATCACCGGGAACTAA
- a CDS encoding MucB/RseB C-terminal domain-containing protein has translation MHQVFALFVLLATTLTVAAADDPGARLDAMSRAFRTLDYHGVFTYEQGQTLSSHRIVHAVAGGIERERIVHLDGNAREFRRGRHASDCEHAGDRLLRLDPARRLARETAVTPHAGGIGAYYAIEFDGSERVANRTGLRLHIAPRDPYRYGMVMVLDDASSLLLKSETTDGAGRVLERFQFVELEIGNAMPASEFGADGDEETHPEPVADAVPVFGWTVSWLPQGFVQSGGGARRPAEGVDPVEIRTYTDGLAVFSIFVERASALQAGAGVASRGATVSFVVPRGHGHLVTVVGEIPVGTAQLIANAVNFPDED, from the coding sequence TTGCACCAGGTTTTCGCGCTGTTTGTCTTGCTGGCGACGACATTGACGGTTGCTGCTGCCGACGACCCTGGCGCACGACTCGATGCGATGTCACGCGCATTCCGCACCCTCGACTACCACGGCGTGTTCACCTACGAGCAGGGCCAGACGCTGAGCTCGCACCGCATCGTACATGCGGTCGCGGGCGGGATCGAGCGCGAGCGCATCGTGCATCTCGACGGCAATGCACGCGAATTTCGCCGCGGCAGGCATGCCTCCGATTGCGAGCATGCCGGAGACCGCCTGCTGCGACTCGATCCGGCGCGCCGGCTGGCACGTGAAACCGCAGTCACACCGCATGCCGGGGGCATCGGCGCGTACTACGCGATCGAGTTCGACGGCAGCGAACGGGTGGCGAACCGGACAGGACTCAGGCTTCACATCGCACCGCGTGACCCTTACCGCTACGGCATGGTCATGGTGCTCGACGACGCCAGTTCGCTGCTGCTGAAGTCGGAGACCACGGATGGCGCGGGACGGGTGCTGGAGCGCTTCCAGTTCGTGGAGCTGGAGATCGGCAACGCAATGCCGGCAAGCGAGTTCGGGGCGGACGGTGACGAGGAGACGCACCCGGAGCCTGTGGCCGACGCCGTGCCCGTGTTCGGATGGACGGTATCGTGGCTGCCGCAGGGATTCGTGCAGAGCGGTGGCGGCGCGCGTCGGCCCGCAGAGGGTGTAGATCCGGTCGAGATCCGCACCTATACCGACGGACTTGCGGTGTTCTCGATTTTCGTCGAACGCGCATCCGCACTCCAGGCCGGAGCCGGCGTTGCCTCGCGTGGCGCAACGGTGTCCTTCGTCGTTCCACGCGGGCACGGGCACCTGGTCACGGTGGTTGGCGAAATCCCGGTCGGAACCGCCCAACTGATTGCGAACGCGGTCAATTTCCCGGACGAAGACTGA
- the rnc gene encoding ribonuclease III, whose amino-acid sequence MRWWCSATIALRSRSPVPPENDRDIGRLENRSGHVFARRELLLTALTHASAGPDNNERMEFLGDALLDLAIAAELFQRFPRLREGQLHRLRASLVRGETLAEIGRELEIGAVLRLGAGEAASGGRDRDSNLADAVEALLGAILLDAGVDAALAVARGWYATRLERLEPGISLKDAKTELQEFLQARRLPLPRYELLEPPPATGGAFRVRCHVHGLEPAAPGEGRTRRIAEQQAAAAALQRLQSSGGRH is encoded by the coding sequence ATGCGGTGGTGGTGTTCGGCAACAATCGCGTTGAGATCCCGATCCCCGGTGCCCCCTGAGAACGATCGCGACATCGGTCGCCTCGAGAACCGCAGCGGGCACGTTTTTGCACGGCGCGAGTTGCTGCTGACCGCGCTCACGCACGCGAGCGCAGGCCCTGATAACAACGAACGCATGGAGTTTCTCGGCGACGCCTTGCTCGATCTCGCGATTGCAGCGGAACTCTTCCAGCGTTTTCCCCGCTTGCGCGAGGGTCAGTTGCACCGCCTGCGCGCCAGTCTGGTGCGTGGCGAGACGCTGGCGGAAATCGGTCGCGAGCTGGAAATCGGCGCGGTGCTGCGACTTGGTGCCGGCGAGGCGGCGAGCGGTGGACGTGACCGCGATTCGAATCTGGCCGATGCGGTCGAGGCACTGCTCGGTGCCATTCTGCTCGATGCAGGAGTCGATGCTGCGCTTGCCGTGGCCCGTGGCTGGTACGCGACACGCCTCGAACGCCTCGAGCCGGGTATATCGCTGAAGGATGCCAAGACCGAGTTGCAGGAGTTCCTCCAGGCGCGCCGCCTGCCGTTGCCGCGCTACGAACTGCTGGAGCCGCCGCCTGCGACGGGCGGCGCGTTTCGCGTACGCTGCCACGTGCACGGGCTGGAGCCGGCAGCGCCAGGCGAGGGGCGTACCCGGCGCATCGCCGAACAACAGGCTGCCGCTGCCGCGTTGCAGCGATTGCAGAGCAGTGGAGGGCGACACTGA
- the era gene encoding GTPase Era, with translation MAGSRCGMVAIVGRPNVGKSTLLNHLLGQKISITSRKPQTTRHRILGVSTRDEVQIVYVDTPGLHRGEGKALNRVMNRAALKAMSDVDVVLLVVDRLAWNAADEEALEAVRRTRKPVLLVINKTDRLESREALLPHIETLRQKHDFAAIVPVSALRGNNLEALEREITARLPETTHLFPQDQLTDRSERFMVAEIVREKLIRQLGEELPYASAVQIEEFRTERAVVHISALILVDKPGQKAIVIGQGGARLKRVGAEARADIERLLGTKVMLRLWVKVRSGWADDERALASLGYDDGD, from the coding sequence ATGGCTGGGTCACGCTGTGGCATGGTGGCGATCGTCGGTCGACCGAACGTGGGCAAGTCGACGCTGCTGAATCATCTGCTCGGCCAGAAGATCAGCATCACCTCGCGCAAGCCGCAGACCACGCGCCACCGCATTCTCGGCGTCAGTACGCGCGACGAGGTGCAGATCGTCTACGTCGATACCCCGGGCCTGCATCGCGGCGAGGGCAAGGCACTCAACCGGGTGATGAACCGCGCCGCGCTGAAGGCGATGAGCGATGTGGATGTGGTGCTGCTGGTGGTGGACCGCCTGGCATGGAATGCAGCAGACGAAGAGGCGCTCGAGGCGGTGCGTCGTACGCGCAAGCCGGTGCTGCTGGTCATCAACAAGACGGATCGTCTCGAGTCCAGGGAAGCGTTGCTGCCGCACATCGAGACGCTGCGGCAGAAGCACGATTTTGCTGCGATCGTGCCGGTTTCGGCACTGCGCGGCAACAATCTCGAGGCGCTCGAGCGTGAGATCACCGCACGGCTTCCTGAAACCACGCACCTGTTCCCGCAAGATCAGCTGACCGATCGCAGCGAGCGTTTCATGGTGGCAGAGATCGTGCGCGAGAAGCTGATCCGCCAGCTCGGCGAGGAGCTGCCGTATGCCAGCGCGGTGCAGATCGAGGAATTCCGTACCGAGCGTGCGGTGGTGCATATTTCGGCGTTGATCCTGGTCGACAAGCCGGGGCAGAAGGCGATCGTGATCGGGCAGGGTGGTGCGCGCCTGAAGCGGGTCGGAGCGGAGGCGCGGGCCGACATCGAGCGCCTGCTGGGCACGAAGGTGATGCTGCGGCTGTGGGTCAAGGTACGCAGCGGCTGGGCCGACGACGAGCGCGCACTCGCCAGCCTCGGTTATGACGACGGGGACTGA
- a CDS encoding DUF4845 domain-containing protein produces MNGSTRLRQAGYTIWQWMVIVLVAGFLLTVGFSVGPLYVTNYSVQATVKSLQNEPELASKSIQEIRAAIERKFDVNQIEVIQAVCRDKAKPCMKVERTKTHVLIDANYEARTHVMANVDAVVVFGNNRVEIPIPGAP; encoded by the coding sequence GTGAACGGTTCGACAAGGCTGCGTCAGGCCGGATACACGATCTGGCAGTGGATGGTGATCGTGCTGGTGGCCGGGTTCCTGCTCACGGTCGGCTTCAGTGTCGGGCCGCTGTACGTCACCAACTACTCGGTGCAGGCTACGGTCAAGTCACTGCAGAACGAACCGGAGCTGGCGTCGAAGTCGATTCAGGAGATCCGGGCTGCGATCGAACGCAAGTTCGACGTGAACCAGATCGAAGTGATCCAGGCGGTGTGCCGTGACAAGGCGAAACCCTGCATGAAGGTCGAACGGACCAAGACGCACGTGCTCATCGATGCCAATTACGAGGCGCGCACTCACGTGATGGCCAACGTCGATGCGGTGGTGGTGTTCGGCAACAATCGCGTTGAGATCCCGATCCCCGGTGCCCCCTGA
- the recO gene encoding DNA repair protein RecO — MTETRIDHQPAFVLHRRAYRESSFLLELLTRDHGRIAAVARGMRSPRRGAAAGCQPLQPLLVAWSGRTELKTLGSTESAGNAGVLAGERLYSALYVNELLLRLLAPQDPHPALFDAYAALLLQLAGEHALEPLLRRFELLLLRELGYGLALDHDVDGGGVLEPAASYLFDPGSGFRLADRGAEATAYPGHVLAAIAREDFSDPMTRRHAKRLLRVAFAELLGPRPLLSRRYFSARPSDDRTG, encoded by the coding sequence ATGACGGAAACGCGCATCGATCATCAGCCTGCCTTCGTTCTGCACCGGCGCGCGTATCGCGAGAGCAGCTTCCTGCTCGAGTTGTTGACGCGTGATCACGGGCGTATCGCTGCCGTTGCGCGCGGGATGCGCAGCCCGCGGCGCGGTGCGGCAGCGGGCTGCCAGCCACTGCAACCGCTGCTCGTCGCGTGGTCCGGACGCACCGAGCTGAAGACACTTGGATCGACCGAGAGTGCTGGAAATGCCGGTGTACTCGCGGGCGAGCGTCTCTACAGTGCGCTCTACGTCAACGAACTGCTGTTGCGTCTGCTGGCGCCACAGGACCCGCATCCGGCGCTGTTCGATGCCTATGCTGCGCTGCTGCTGCAACTCGCGGGTGAGCATGCGCTCGAACCGTTGCTGCGTCGCTTCGAGCTGCTGCTGCTGCGCGAGCTGGGTTACGGGCTCGCGCTCGACCACGATGTGGATGGCGGTGGGGTGCTCGAGCCTGCAGCAAGCTATCTGTTCGATCCCGGCAGTGGCTTTCGTCTTGCAGATCGGGGTGCAGAGGCCACTGCCTATCCGGGGCATGTGCTTGCGGCGATCGCACGCGAGGATTTTTCTGACCCGATGACGCGCCGCCACGCGAAGCGTCTGCTGCGTGTGGCGTTCGCAGAGCTGCTCGGACCGCGCCCGTTGCTGAGTCGCCGCTATTTCTCGGCACGTCCGTCCGATGACCGGACCGGGTGA
- the lepA gene encoding elongation factor 4 — protein MTALNLIRNFSIIAHIDHGKSTLADRFIQVCGGLSGREMQEQVLDSMDIERERGITIKAQSVTLSYRARDGHVYQLNFIDTPGHVDFSYEVSRSLAACEGALLVVDAGQGVEAQSVANCYTAIEQGLEVLPVLNKMDLPQAEPERVAQEIEDIIGIDASHACRVSAKSGLGIPDLLEELVRVIPPPQGDPEAPLQALIIDSWFDSYLGVVSLVRVVNGRLRVRDRIVTKSIARAHEVDQLGVFTPKRIQRDELHAGEVGFVVAGIKDIHGAPVGDTITHFRHADSAAALPGFQKVKPQVYAGLFTVNSEDYESFRDALAKLTLNDASLFYEPETSDALGFGFRCGFLGTLHMEIIQERLEREYDLDLITTAPTVMYEVETTRGETVMVDNPSRLPESGAVAEMREPIVRASILVPQDYVGAAINLCIEKRGVQKDMQFLGRQVSLTWELPLSEVVLDFFDRLKSLTRGYGSLDYSFVRFQAANLVRLDVLINGERVDALAIIVHRDQAQSRGRALVEKMRDLIPRQMFDVAIQAAIGGHIIARQTVKALRKNVTAKCYGGDVTRKKKLLEKQKAGKKRMKQVGRVEIPQAAFLAVLKVDG, from the coding sequence GTGACAGCCCTCAACCTGATTCGCAATTTTTCCATCATCGCGCACATCGACCATGGCAAGTCGACGCTCGCCGATCGTTTCATCCAGGTCTGCGGCGGCCTCAGTGGCCGCGAGATGCAGGAGCAGGTGCTCGACTCGATGGACATCGAGCGCGAGCGCGGCATCACGATCAAGGCTCAAAGCGTCACTCTGTCGTATCGCGCACGCGATGGTCACGTATATCAGTTGAACTTCATCGATACGCCGGGGCACGTCGACTTCTCGTACGAGGTCTCGCGTTCGCTGGCGGCCTGCGAGGGTGCGCTGCTGGTCGTGGACGCCGGGCAGGGCGTGGAGGCGCAGTCGGTTGCGAACTGCTATACCGCGATCGAGCAGGGCCTCGAGGTGCTGCCGGTCCTGAACAAGATGGATCTGCCGCAGGCGGAACCCGAACGGGTCGCCCAGGAGATCGAGGACATCATCGGCATCGATGCCTCGCATGCCTGTCGAGTCAGCGCAAAGAGCGGTCTCGGCATTCCCGATCTGCTCGAGGAACTGGTGCGCGTCATTCCGCCTCCGCAGGGCGATCCCGAGGCGCCGCTGCAGGCGCTGATCATCGATTCGTGGTTCGACAGCTACCTTGGCGTGGTGTCGCTGGTGCGGGTGGTCAACGGGCGCCTGCGCGTACGCGACCGCATCGTCACCAAGTCGATCGCCCGCGCACACGAGGTCGACCAGCTCGGAGTCTTCACTCCGAAGCGCATCCAGCGTGACGAACTGCATGCGGGCGAGGTCGGCTTCGTCGTCGCCGGGATCAAGGACATTCACGGCGCACCCGTCGGCGACACGATCACGCACTTCAGGCATGCCGATTCGGCGGCTGCACTTCCCGGGTTCCAGAAGGTGAAGCCGCAGGTCTACGCGGGCCTGTTCACGGTCAACTCGGAAGACTACGAATCGTTTCGTGACGCACTCGCCAAGCTGACGCTGAACGACGCTTCGCTGTTCTACGAGCCGGAGACATCCGATGCGCTCGGTTTCGGTTTCCGCTGCGGCTTCCTCGGCACGCTGCACATGGAAATCATCCAGGAACGGCTCGAGCGCGAGTACGACCTCGACCTGATCACCACAGCGCCGACCGTGATGTACGAGGTCGAGACCACGCGTGGCGAGACGGTGATGGTGGACAATCCGTCGCGGCTGCCGGAGTCGGGCGCAGTCGCCGAAATGCGTGAACCGATCGTGCGTGCGAGCATCCTGGTCCCGCAGGACTACGTCGGCGCGGCGATCAACCTGTGTATCGAGAAGCGTGGCGTGCAGAAGGACATGCAGTTCCTCGGCCGCCAGGTGTCGCTGACCTGGGAGTTGCCGCTGTCTGAGGTCGTGCTCGATTTCTTCGATCGCCTGAAGTCGCTGACACGCGGCTACGGCTCGCTCGATTACAGTTTCGTGCGCTTCCAGGCCGCGAACCTGGTGCGGCTCGACGTGCTGATCAACGGTGAACGTGTGGATGCGCTGGCGATCATCGTGCATCGCGACCAGGCGCAGAGCCGCGGGCGCGCGCTGGTCGAGAAGATGCGCGACCTCATACCCAGGCAGATGTTCGACGTCGCGATCCAGGCCGCGATCGGCGGTCATATCATCGCGCGCCAGACGGTCAAGGCACTGCGCAAGAACGTCACGGCGAAGTGCTATGGTGGCGACGTGACGCGCAAGAAGAAGCTGCTCGAGAAGCAGAAGGCGGGCAAGAAGCGCATGAAACAGGTGGGACGGGTCGAAATTCCGCAGGCAGCGTTCCTCGCGGTGCTCAAGGTCGACGGCTGA
- the lepB gene encoding signal peptidase I has product MDIDFPLILVTLTGLALVIRVLDALLWRPRRKRREADLQARLPAWNQQGSPDAIAYAAQAGSELRVPATVEYARSFLPVLLIVLVLRSFLVEPFQIPSSSMVPTLLVGDYILVNKYAYGIRLPVLNTKVIDIGEPQRGDVMVFFPPNDHRYFIKRVIGLPGDHIVYRDKVLYVNGEEMPQTLIAQLPPLAPTYQILEENLASVTHVVRKDLRRHIPDNFETTVSPGHYFMMGDNRDNSSDSRVWGEVPERNIVGNAFAIWMHWEGLLSLPSFSRMGAIQ; this is encoded by the coding sequence ATGGACATCGATTTTCCACTGATTCTGGTCACCCTGACCGGGCTCGCACTGGTGATTCGTGTGTTGGACGCGCTGTTGTGGCGTCCGCGCCGCAAGCGCCGCGAGGCGGATCTGCAGGCGCGCCTTCCGGCGTGGAACCAGCAAGGCAGTCCGGATGCGATCGCTTACGCAGCGCAGGCTGGCAGCGAGCTGCGGGTGCCGGCAACGGTCGAGTACGCGCGTTCGTTCCTGCCGGTGCTGCTGATCGTGCTGGTGCTGCGCAGTTTTCTGGTCGAGCCGTTCCAGATCCCCTCGTCGTCGATGGTGCCAACCCTGCTGGTCGGTGACTACATCCTGGTCAACAAGTACGCGTACGGCATCCGGCTGCCGGTGTTGAACACCAAGGTCATCGACATCGGGGAGCCACAGCGTGGCGACGTCATGGTCTTCTTTCCGCCGAACGACCATCGCTACTTCATCAAGCGGGTGATCGGTTTGCCGGGAGACCACATCGTCTATCGCGACAAGGTGCTCTATGTGAACGGCGAGGAAATGCCGCAGACGCTGATCGCGCAACTGCCACCGCTGGCGCCTACCTACCAGATTCTCGAGGAGAACCTTGCCTCCGTGACGCACGTGGTACGCAAGGACCTGCGCCGACACATTCCTGACAATTTCGAGACCACGGTGTCTCCCGGTCACTATTTCATGATGGGTGACAATCGCGACAACAGCAGTGACAGTCGCGTTTGGGGCGAGGTTCCGGAGCGCAACATCGTCGGCAACGCGTTCGCGATCTGGATGCATTGGGAAGGGCTGCTGAGCCTGCCGAGCTTCTCGCGCATGGGCGCGATCCAATGA
- a CDS encoding DegQ family serine endoprotease — MKRSWMFVPFVFLFSLVLSDLARAAALPDFTGIVERNSGAVVKILSIQKASGIAGLPPEIDPRMLEQMPEIFRHLFQNRGQPQRERQSMGSGFIISQDGYILTNHHVVDGADSVQVRLLDRREFDAKVIGSDRRSDIALLKIDAKDLPVVSFGNADELKVGEWVVAIGSPFGLDYSVAAGIVSARGRSLPSEDNANYVPFIQTDVAINPGNSGGPLFNLAGEVVGINSQIYTRSGGSIGLSFAIPISVAINVAEQLKSSGHVVRGWLGVGIQDVDRALAESFGLDKPAGALISQLEPGGPAEKAGVHVGDIVISFDDKPISESADLPHVVGLVKPGTQTQMRVIREGKPVDLRIKVGELPDDDNGMQAAKVSTNGGRLGLVVEDLDARQKSSLRVAGGVVVREVVTGKPGERAGLLPGDVITQIGRLVVRDAAAFRDIVAGLPAGTHVPVRLLRNGQAGFVAIRIEDQ; from the coding sequence ATGAAACGCAGCTGGATGTTCGTACCGTTCGTGTTTCTGTTCTCGCTCGTGCTGAGTGATCTGGCGCGTGCGGCAGCGCTGCCTGATTTCACGGGCATCGTCGAGCGCAATTCGGGTGCCGTGGTCAAGATCCTCAGCATACAGAAGGCATCCGGGATAGCCGGTCTGCCGCCCGAAATCGATCCGCGCATGCTTGAGCAGATGCCGGAGATATTCCGTCACCTGTTCCAGAACCGCGGTCAGCCACAGCGTGAACGCCAGTCGATGGGGTCGGGTTTCATCATCTCGCAGGATGGCTACATCCTGACCAACCACCACGTCGTCGACGGGGCGGATTCGGTGCAGGTGCGCCTGCTCGACCGACGCGAGTTCGACGCCAAGGTCATCGGCAGCGATCGCCGCTCCGACATCGCGCTGTTGAAGATCGACGCGAAGGATCTGCCCGTCGTCAGCTTCGGCAATGCAGACGAGTTGAAAGTCGGAGAGTGGGTGGTGGCGATCGGCTCTCCGTTCGGTCTCGACTATTCGGTTGCGGCGGGTATCGTCAGTGCGCGTGGGCGCAGTCTGCCGAGCGAGGACAACGCGAACTACGTGCCGTTCATCCAGACTGACGTGGCAATCAACCCGGGCAACTCGGGAGGGCCGCTGTTCAACCTCGCGGGCGAGGTGGTGGGCATCAATTCGCAGATCTATACGCGCAGCGGCGGTTCGATCGGGCTGTCGTTCGCGATTCCGATTTCGGTCGCAATCAACGTTGCCGAGCAGTTGAAGAGCTCGGGTCATGTGGTGCGCGGGTGGCTCGGCGTTGGTATCCAGGACGTCGACCGTGCGCTGGCAGAAAGCTTCGGACTCGACAAGCCCGCAGGAGCGCTGATCTCGCAGCTCGAACCCGGTGGGCCGGCCGAGAAGGCAGGTGTGCACGTCGGCGACATCGTGATCTCCTTCGATGACAAACCGATCAGCGAATCCGCGGATCTGCCGCATGTCGTCGGGCTGGTCAAGCCGGGCACACAGACGCAGATGCGGGTGATCCGTGAAGGCAAGCCAGTGGATCTGCGCATCAAGGTCGGCGAACTGCCCGACGATGACAATGGAATGCAGGCGGCGAAGGTCTCGACCAATGGTGGGCGCCTCGGGCTGGTCGTGGAGGATCTTGACGCCCGGCAGAAGTCGAGCCTGCGTGTTGCCGGCGGTGTGGTGGTACGCGAGGTGGTCACCGGCAAGCCGGGCGAGCGTGCCGGCCTGTTGCCGGGAGACGTGATCACGCAGATCGGGCGGCTGGTCGTGCGTGACGCAGCGGCGTTTCGTGACATCGTTGCGGGTCTGCCGGCCGGTACGCACGTGCCGGTGCGCCTGCTGCGCAACGGCCAGGCCGGTTTCGTGGCGATCCGTATCGAGGACCAGTGA
- a CDS encoding SoxR reducing system RseC family protein produces the protein MLIECARVVRVAGDACWVEAPGAASCSACASGKGCGGGTMSRLFGDRRMPLRVRVPAELTPVVSDVVEIGMPARGVAGASLLAYLPLLAGLVLGAVLGGGPGAGDGTAIAGAAGGLLLALGVLRLLDGPARRLLGEPSVLRILSSSHAGS, from the coding sequence ATGTTGATCGAATGTGCTCGGGTCGTGCGTGTGGCGGGCGACGCGTGCTGGGTCGAGGCGCCCGGTGCTGCCAGTTGCAGCGCCTGTGCGAGCGGCAAGGGTTGCGGTGGCGGAACCATGAGCCGGCTGTTCGGAGATCGACGGATGCCATTGCGCGTGCGTGTGCCGGCGGAGCTGACACCGGTGGTCAGCGACGTGGTCGAAATCGGTATGCCGGCGCGTGGTGTGGCGGGCGCGTCCCTGCTGGCGTACCTGCCACTGCTGGCCGGGCTCGTGCTTGGTGCAGTGCTCGGCGGTGGTCCGGGTGCAGGAGATGGCACCGCGATCGCCGGCGCCGCAGGTGGATTGCTGCTGGCGCTGGGCGTCTTGCGCCTGCTGGACGGTCCGGCACGGCGGTTGCTCGGCGAGCCGAGCGTGCTCAGGATCCTGTCATCGTCACATGCAGGTAGTTGA
- the nadB gene encoding L-aspartate oxidase, with the protein MPRRHTHDVLVIGSGAAGLSVALQVADRVRVAVICKGALDEGSTSSAQGGIAAVLDDTDSIDSHVADTLRAGAGLCREDVVRFTVEHSRESIQWLIDLGVSFTRLVNPQGHGEFHLTMEGGHSHRRIIHAADATGRAVADTLIENAVHHPGIEIFEHHIAVNLVVTGGRCRGAYVLDRQRASVDLFSARCVVLATGGASKAYLYTTNPDTATGDGIAMAWRAGCRVGNLEFNQFHPTCLYHPNSKSFLVSEAVRGEGGVLLLPDGERFMPRFHPQAELAPRDIVARAIDHEMKRLGIDCVYIDISHKGEDFVRSHFPTIHSRCLELGLDMAHEPLPVVPAAHYTCGGVVIDLDGCTDVPGLYAVGETAFTGLHGANRMASNSLLECFVFARAAARHILAGDLASKVVDDTPDWDASQVRNSDEDVVISHNWDELRRFMWDYVGIVRTTKRLQRALNRAHLLKQEIAEYYRNYHVSSDLVELRNLALVAELIIRSALTRHESRGLHYTLDYPDPAPEAEDTILTPG; encoded by the coding sequence ATGCCCAGGCGCCATACCCATGACGTGCTCGTGATCGGCAGCGGTGCGGCCGGACTCAGCGTTGCACTGCAGGTTGCGGACCGTGTGCGTGTTGCAGTGATCTGCAAGGGTGCCCTCGACGAGGGTTCGACCTCATCGGCCCAGGGCGGTATCGCTGCGGTACTCGACGACACCGACAGCATCGATTCGCACGTCGCCGACACACTGCGCGCCGGAGCTGGCCTGTGCCGTGAGGACGTGGTGCGTTTCACGGTCGAACACAGCCGCGAGAGCATCCAGTGGCTGATCGATCTCGGCGTGAGCTTTACTCGCCTGGTGAACCCACAAGGCCATGGCGAGTTTCATCTCACGATGGAAGGTGGGCACAGCCACCGGCGCATCATCCACGCAGCCGATGCGACGGGGCGTGCGGTCGCCGACACGCTGATCGAGAATGCCGTTCACCATCCGGGTATCGAGATCTTCGAACACCATATCGCGGTCAATCTGGTAGTCACCGGGGGACGCTGCCGCGGTGCCTATGTACTGGACAGGCAGCGCGCGTCCGTCGATCTGTTCAGCGCGCGCTGCGTGGTACTGGCCACCGGCGGCGCCAGCAAGGCGTACCTCTACACCACGAACCCGGACACGGCTACCGGCGATGGCATCGCGATGGCATGGCGCGCCGGCTGTCGAGTCGGCAACCTGGAATTCAATCAGTTCCACCCGACCTGCCTGTACCACCCGAACAGCAAGTCCTTCCTGGTATCGGAGGCCGTGCGCGGCGAAGGCGGCGTGCTGCTGCTGCCCGACGGCGAGCGCTTCATGCCACGCTTCCATCCGCAGGCCGAACTCGCACCGCGTGACATCGTCGCGCGTGCAATCGACCATGAAATGAAGCGGCTCGGCATCGATTGCGTGTATATCGACATCAGCCACAAGGGCGAGGATTTCGTCCGCAGCCACTTCCCGACCATCCACAGCCGTTGCCTGGAGCTCGGATTGGACATGGCGCACGAGCCACTGCCGGTGGTCCCCGCTGCCCACTACACCTGCGGCGGCGTCGTGATCGATCTCGACGGCTGCACGGACGTGCCCGGCCTCTATGCCGTCGGGGAAACCGCGTTCACCGGCCTGCACGGGGCGAACCGCATGGCCAGCAACTCACTGCTCGAATGTTTCGTGTTCGCGCGCGCTGCCGCCCGTCACATCCTCGCTGGGGATCTGGCGAGCAAGGTCGTCGACGATACGCCGGACTGGGATGCCTCGCAGGTGCGCAATTCCGACGAAGACGTGGTGATCTCGCACAACTGGGACGAATTGCGCCGCTTCATGTGGGATTACGTCGGCATCGTGCGCACCACGAAACGTCTGCAACGCGCGCTGAACCGCGCTCACCTGCTGAAGCAGGAAATTGCCGAGTATTATCGCAACTACCACGTATCCTCCGACCTCGTGGAGTTGCGCAACCTCGCACTGGTGGCGGAGCTGATCATCCGCAGCGCGCTGACACGCCATGAAAGCCGCGGGCTGCACTACACCCTCGACTACCCCGATCCTGCACCTGAGGCAGAAGACACGATCCTTACCCCGGGGTGA